A single window of Planctomycetia bacterium DNA harbors:
- a CDS encoding PmoA family protein codes for MRRLTVTLLMLFFAPGLARSAEFTLEQQEGGVRVLLDGELFTEYLTSAGPKPYLWPIIGPSGKAMTRAYPMKEVAGEATDHPHHRSLWFTHGAVNGVDFWLEGEKGGKIVHREFSSLTADPNASFVAKNDWMGPDGKKVCSDERRLAFSTVGDSRVIDFDLKLIASEGPVTLGDTKEGSFGVRVPTSMDVDQKEGRPGGKIINSAGQTNAGAWGKPAAWVDYHGPVEGETLGVAILNHPASFRYPTHWHVRTYGLFAANPFGLHEFHESDQYDGTHHIEANGSITLRYRVIFHRGDEQQGKIAEAFETYSREP; via the coding sequence ATGAGACGGTTGACCGTCACACTGTTGATGCTGTTCTTTGCGCCCGGTTTGGCGCGTTCGGCCGAGTTTACGCTCGAACAGCAGGAGGGCGGCGTCCGCGTCTTACTCGACGGGGAGCTGTTCACCGAATACCTCACGAGCGCCGGTCCCAAGCCGTATCTGTGGCCGATTATCGGGCCGAGCGGTAAGGCCATGACACGGGCCTATCCGATGAAGGAGGTCGCGGGCGAGGCGACCGATCATCCCCATCACCGTTCATTGTGGTTCACGCATGGCGCGGTGAACGGCGTCGATTTCTGGCTGGAGGGCGAAAAAGGCGGCAAGATTGTGCATCGGGAGTTTTCCTCTTTGACCGCGGATCCGAATGCCAGCTTCGTGGCGAAGAACGACTGGATGGGCCCCGATGGCAAGAAGGTTTGCTCGGACGAACGCCGGTTGGCATTCTCCACTGTGGGCGATAGCCGCGTGATCGATTTCGATCTCAAGCTGATCGCTTCGGAAGGTCCAGTCACCTTGGGCGATACCAAGGAAGGCAGCTTCGGCGTGCGCGTGCCAACTTCAATGGACGTGGATCAAAAGGAAGGACGGCCCGGCGGGAAGATCATCAACAGCGCGGGGCAAACCAATGCCGGCGCATGGGGTAAGCCTGCCGCCTGGGTCGACTATCACGGACCCGTCGAAGGTGAGACGCTGGGCGTCGCGATCCTGAATCACCCGGCCAGCTTCCGCTATCCGACGCATTGGCACGTGCGAACATACGGCCTGTTCGCGGCGAATCCATTCGGGCTGCACGAGTTCCACGAATCGGATCAATACGATGGAACCCATCACATCGAAGCGAACGGTTCGATTACTCTGCGGTATCGCGTAATCTTCCATCGCGGCGACGAGCAACAGGGGAAGATCGCCGAGGCATTCGAGACGTACTCGCGCGAACCTTAG